From Parambassis ranga chromosome 9, fParRan2.1, whole genome shotgun sequence, the proteins below share one genomic window:
- the ercc6l gene encoding DNA excision repair protein ERCC-6-like isoform X3, with amino-acid sequence MDAAPRSGEMAEVSEQLQRSLSIHTEDKMDTYRRFIQDGKDVARQGDMHKALEFFKLAYDIHQSQKLEGRIKKIEELVVQNDSDDEDEEFVNVNNSGLMLFKELHDKLYDYQRDGVAFLYSLYRDGLKGGILADDMGLGKTIQVISFLSGMYDNELVKHALLVMPTSLITNWTKEFAKWTPGMRVKEFHGISKNERTRNLEKVQRRGGVIITTYTMLMNNWQQLSSHNGREFQWDYMILDEAHKIKSNTTKTAKSVNSIPSKNRVLLTGTPVQNNLREMWALFDFACQGALLGTAKTFKTQYENPITRAREKDATAGEKALGSRMSENLMAIIKPYFLRRTKTEVQKNKMKSARISTEEDFENKDGQPPNHHTDSKAAMPNLTRKNDLIVWTYLSAIQENIYRQFISLDHIKELLLTTRSPLAELNILKKLCDHPRLLSAGAITKLGLEQSAAERQQGDDSEEDINSIANIPDDTLISESGKLEFLFQLVERLREEGHRTLIFAHYRKVLDIIERILGNRGFKVLRLDGTITQLAERERRISLFQNDKRYTVFLLTTQVGGVGITLTAANRVVIYDPSWNPATDAQAVDRAYRIGQTKNVVIYRLITCGTVEEKIYRRQVFKDSLIRQNTGDKKNPFRYFSKQELKELFTLEDTQASSTQLQLQALHSRHRRTDPKLDEHIAHLHAMTMFGISDHDLMFSLDVNHDEALENHEEHHYIEGRVQKAQELMKAESELQSQLAESMASSTEPAWLRRSVDSSREQSHKEQTGNPRSSSSHTQHDSNLSASPVVVDSDLSGYGKEDHQNQVIDLTADDSTTEEQPAEGELTEQNLESPRGWAVKQEKSFRSPLGVAEESLVQLGSDAAAGDRQLLTAEAEESEHGNSEMECGHLSVNPKRFSDINVSTETSLKLHSGLKSLNGSFNLQLEDSDMFSDHNDPQQTEAEEQRLEDSDMFSDHNDPQQTEAEEQQLLSQLQLEGSFNVDKSLSEKRHTEASRLNGGCASDADESIHVPTRKKSRAVIYDSEEEEADTRQQLENSFQVNAASTPKALPSGSASLRSRSVGGNTSVASRRSFLQSIIEDMDTHNRDGTEEEGSNDDVSEINSEEAEKENLFGSNHEEEDVIGETLDIGEEEEGNRETLNTEEEEMDEEEEEDIIGETLNTEEEEDEEEEEEEAVAEERKKNGETLIMEEDAEDEYVSAEEMSLNLEESTSEPELASSERVDQCTVRTGGLQEVESESYESLVCRGRECYSRAQLDQALGFFLRAIDLKPGDPEVQLMTIQLYRQLSQTRC; translated from the exons GTCTTTGTCCATCCACACCGAGGACAAGATGGACACATACCGCAG ATTCATTCAGGACGGAAAAGATGTCGCCAGGCAGGGGGACATGCACAAAGCTCTGGAGTTTTTCAAGCTGGCGTACGACATCCACCAGAGCCAGAAACTGGAGGGCAGGATAAAGAAAATTGAGGAACTCGTAGTTCAGAATGACTCTGACGATGAGGACGAAGAGTTTGTCAATGTAAACAACAGCGGTCTGATGCTCTTCAAAGAGCTGCACGACAAGCTCTATGACTACCAGAGAGATGGGGTGGCCTTTCTTTACAGTCTCTACAGAGATGGCCTCAAAGGCGGGATCCTAGCAGACGACATGGGCCTCGGTAAAACCATCCAGGTCATATCGTTCCTCTCTGGCATGTATGACAATGAGCTGGTCAAACACGCACTGCTGGTCATGCCAACCTCCCTCATCACAAACTGGACCAAAGAATTTGCCAAGTGGACGCCTGGCATGAGGGTCAAGGAATTCCACGGTATCAGCAAAAACGAGAGGACCAGGAACCTGGAGAAGGTTCAGAGGAGAGGTGGAGTCATTATCACCACATACACCATGCTCATGAACAACTGGCAGCAGCTGTCATCACACAACGGCAGAGAATTCCAGTGGGACTACATGATCCTGGACGAGGctcacaaaataaaaagcaacacCACCAAAACGGCTAAAAGTGTGAATTCCATACCGTCGAAGAACCGAGTCCTCCTCACAGGAACCCCTGTCCAGAACAACCTCAGAGAGATGTGGGCCCTCTTTGACTTTGCTTGTCAAGGGGCTCTGCTTGGTACTGCTAAAACATTCAAAACGCAGTATGAGAACCCCATCACCAGGGCCAGGGAGAAGGATGCCACTGCAGGGGAGAAGGCTCTTGGGTCCCGCATGTCCGAAAACCTAATGGCCATTATAAAACCTTACTTCCTCCGGAGGACCAAAACAGAAgtccagaaaaacaaaatgaaaagcgCACGTATAAGCACAGAGGAAGACTTTGAAAACAAGGACGGCCAACCTCCAAACCATCACACGGACTCTAAAGCTGCCATGCCCAATCTAACAAGAAAGAATGACCTGATTGTCTGGACTTACTTAAGTGCTATTCAGGAGAACATTTACAGGCAGTTCATCTCTCTTGACCACATCAAGGAACTGCTCCTGACCACCCGGTCACCTCTAGCTGAACTAAACATTCTGAAAAAGCTCTGTGACCACCCaaggctgctctctgctggagcCATCACCAAGCTAGGCTTAGAGCAAAGTGCAGCTGAAAGGCAGCAGGGAGACGACAGCGAAGAAGACATCAACAGCATCGCCAACATTCCTGATGACACCCTGATATCAGAGTCTGGGAAGCTGGAGTTTTTGTTCCAACTGGTAGAACGGCTGAGAGAAGAAGGACACCGCACGCTCATCTTTGCTCATTACAGGAAGGTGCTTGACATCATTGAGCGCATTTTGGGCAACCGTGGCTTCAAAGTGCTAAGACTGGATGGCACCATAACGCAGCTTGCAGAGCGGGAGAGGCGGATCTCTTTGTTTCAGAATGACAAACGCTACACCGTCTTCCTCCTGACTACCCAGGTTGGTGGAGTTGGCATCACCTTGACAGCCGCAAACAGAGTTGTTATCTATGATCCCAGCTGGAATCCAGCCACAGACGCCCAGGCTGTCGACAGAGCATATCGCATCGGCCAGACAAAAAATGTGGTCATCTACCGACTGATCACATGCGGCACAGTGGAGGAGAAGATCTACAGGCGGCAGGTTTTCAAAGATTCCCTCATCAGACAGAATACAGGGGACAAGAAGAACCCATTTAGATACTTCAGCAAGCAGGAACTGAAGGAGCTCTTCAcgctggaggacacacaggcCTCGTCCacgcagctgcagcttcaggcGCTGCACTCTAGACATCGACGGACAGACCCTAAGCTGGATGAGCACATTGCTCACCTTCACGCTATGACGATGTTTGGCATATCTGACCATGACCTCATGTTTTCCCTCGATGTCAACCATGATGAGGCCCTTGAAAACCACGAGGAGCATCACTACATTGAGGGAAGAGTACAGAAGGCTCAGGAGCTGATGAAGGCCGAGTCAGAGCTGCAGTCACAACTGGCAGAGAGCATGGCTTCCAGCACTGAACCAGCGTGGCTTAGACGGTCagtggacagcagcagagagcagtcgCACAAGGAACAAACGGGAAACCCCAGATCaagctcttcacacacacagcatgattCCAACCTCAGTGCTTCTCCAGTTGTGGTGGACTCGGACCTAAGTGGCTATGGAAAAGAGGATCATCAGAACCAAGTTATCGATCTGACTGCAGATGACAGTACAACAGAAGAGCAGCCAGCTGAGGGGGAGCTTACCGAGCAGAACCTGGAGTCCCCCAGAGGCTGGGCGGTCAAACAGGAGAAGAGCTTCCGCTCCCCTCTGGGGGTGGCCGAGGAGTCTCTGGTGCAGTTGGGgtcagatgcagcagcaggtgacagacagctgctgactgCAGAGGCTGAGGAATCAGAACATGGCAACTCTGAGATGGAGTGTGGCCATCTTTCTGTCAACCCCAAAAGATTCTCCGATATAAACGTCTCCACTGAAACGTCATTGAAACTCCACAGTGGGCTAAAATCCCTAAACGGCAGCTTCAATCTGCAGCTGGAGGACAGCGACATGTTCTCAGATCATAATGACCCTCAGCAGactgaggcagaggagcagcGGCTGGAGGACAGCGACATGTTCTCAGATCATAATGACCCTCAGCAGactgag gcagaggagcagcagctgctgtcacagctgcagctggagggcaGTTTCAACGTCGACAAATCTCTGTCTGAGAAACGACACACTGAAGCTTCCAGACTGAACGGTGGCTGCGCCTCTGATGCTGATGAGTCCATACATGTTCCCACCAGAAAGAAGAGCAGAGCTGTGATTTATGatagtgaggaagaggaggctgacaCCAGGCAGCAGCTAGAGAATTCCTTCCAGGTGAATGCAGCCTCCACGCCTAAAGCGCTGCCCTCGGGTTCGGCGTCTCTCCGGTCAAGGAGTGTAGGAGGAAACACATCTGTAGCCTCACGTCGGTCATTCCTCCAGTCCATCATCGAGGACATGGACACCCACAACCGAGACGGGACGGAGGAAGAAGGCAGCAATGATGATGTGTCAGAGATAAATTCAGAGGAGGCAGAAAAGGAAAACCTGTTTGGTTCAAAccatgaggaagaggatgtcATCGGAGAGACTCTAGACataggggaggaggaagaggggaatAGAGAGACTCTAaatacagaggaggaggagatggatgaagaagaggaggaggatataATCGGAGAGACTCTAaacacggaggaggaggaggatgaagaggaggaggaggaggaggctgtggcagaagagaggaagaagaatggAGAGACCCTAATTatggaggaggatgcagaggacgAGTACGTGTCTGCAGAGGAAATGAGTCTGAACCTGGAGGAGTCCACCAGCGAGCCTGAGCTGGCCTCCTCTGAGAGGGTGGATCAGTGTACCGTCAGAACAGGCGGGCTGCAGGAGGTCGAGAGCGAGAGCTACGAGTCCCTGGTctgcagagggagggagtgcTACAGCAGAGCCCAGCTGGACCAGGCCCTGGGCTTCTTCCTCAGAGCCATCGACCTCAAACCTGGAGACCCTGAAGTTCAGCTCATGACCATCCAGCTGTACCGACAGCTGAGTCAGACCAGGTGCTGA
- the ercc6l gene encoding DNA excision repair protein ERCC-6-like isoform X1 — MDAAPRSGEMAEVSEQLQRSLSIHTEDKMDTYRRFIQDGKDVARQGDMHKALEFFKLAYDIHQSQKLEGRIKKIEELVVQNDSDDEDEEFVNVNNSGLMLFKELHDKLYDYQRDGVAFLYSLYRDGLKGGILADDMGLGKTIQVISFLSGMYDNELVKHALLVMPTSLITNWTKEFAKWTPGMRVKEFHGISKNERTRNLEKVQRRGGVIITTYTMLMNNWQQLSSHNGREFQWDYMILDEAHKIKSNTTKTAKSVNSIPSKNRVLLTGTPVQNNLREMWALFDFACQGALLGTAKTFKTQYENPITRAREKDATAGEKALGSRMSENLMAIIKPYFLRRTKTEVQKNKMKSARISTEEDFENKDGQPPNHHTDSKAAMPNLTRKNDLIVWTYLSAIQENIYRQFISLDHIKELLLTTRSPLAELNILKKLCDHPRLLSAGAITKLGLEQSAAERQQGDDSEEDINSIANIPDDTLISESGKLEFLFQLVERLREEGHRTLIFAHYRKVLDIIERILGNRGFKVLRLDGTITQLAERERRISLFQNDKRYTVFLLTTQVGGVGITLTAANRVVIYDPSWNPATDAQAVDRAYRIGQTKNVVIYRLITCGTVEEKIYRRQVFKDSLIRQNTGDKKNPFRYFSKQELKELFTLEDTQASSTQLQLQALHSRHRRTDPKLDEHIAHLHAMTMFGISDHDLMFSLDVNHDEALENHEEHHYIEGRVQKAQELMKAESELQSQLAESMASSTEPAWLRRSVDSSREQSHKEQTGNPRSSSSHTQHDSNLSASPVVVDSDLSGYGKEDHQNQVIDLTADDSTTEEQPAEGELTEQNLESPRGWAVKQEKSFRSPLGVAEESLVQLGSDAAAGDRQLLTAEAEESEHGNSEMECGHLSVNPKRFSDINVSTETSLKLHSGLKSLNGSFNLQLEDSDMFSDHNDPQQTEAEEQRLEDSDMFSDHNDPQQTEAEEQRLEDSDMFSDHNDPQQTEAEEQQLLSQLQLEGSFNVDKSLSEKRHTEASRLNGGCASDADESIHVPTRKKSRAVIYDSEEEEADTRQQLENSFQVNAASTPKALPSGSASLRSRSVGGNTSVASRRSFLQSIIEDMDTHNRDGTEEEGSNDDVSEINSEEAEKENLFGSNHEEEDVIGETLDIGEEEEGNRETLNTEEEEMDEEEEEDIIGETLNTEEEEDEEEEEEEAVAEERKKNGETLIMEEDAEDEYVSAEEMSLNLEESTSEPELASSERVDQCTVRTGGLQEVESESYESLVCRGRECYSRAQLDQALGFFLRAIDLKPGDPEVQLMTIQLYRQLSQTRC, encoded by the exons GTCTTTGTCCATCCACACCGAGGACAAGATGGACACATACCGCAG ATTCATTCAGGACGGAAAAGATGTCGCCAGGCAGGGGGACATGCACAAAGCTCTGGAGTTTTTCAAGCTGGCGTACGACATCCACCAGAGCCAGAAACTGGAGGGCAGGATAAAGAAAATTGAGGAACTCGTAGTTCAGAATGACTCTGACGATGAGGACGAAGAGTTTGTCAATGTAAACAACAGCGGTCTGATGCTCTTCAAAGAGCTGCACGACAAGCTCTATGACTACCAGAGAGATGGGGTGGCCTTTCTTTACAGTCTCTACAGAGATGGCCTCAAAGGCGGGATCCTAGCAGACGACATGGGCCTCGGTAAAACCATCCAGGTCATATCGTTCCTCTCTGGCATGTATGACAATGAGCTGGTCAAACACGCACTGCTGGTCATGCCAACCTCCCTCATCACAAACTGGACCAAAGAATTTGCCAAGTGGACGCCTGGCATGAGGGTCAAGGAATTCCACGGTATCAGCAAAAACGAGAGGACCAGGAACCTGGAGAAGGTTCAGAGGAGAGGTGGAGTCATTATCACCACATACACCATGCTCATGAACAACTGGCAGCAGCTGTCATCACACAACGGCAGAGAATTCCAGTGGGACTACATGATCCTGGACGAGGctcacaaaataaaaagcaacacCACCAAAACGGCTAAAAGTGTGAATTCCATACCGTCGAAGAACCGAGTCCTCCTCACAGGAACCCCTGTCCAGAACAACCTCAGAGAGATGTGGGCCCTCTTTGACTTTGCTTGTCAAGGGGCTCTGCTTGGTACTGCTAAAACATTCAAAACGCAGTATGAGAACCCCATCACCAGGGCCAGGGAGAAGGATGCCACTGCAGGGGAGAAGGCTCTTGGGTCCCGCATGTCCGAAAACCTAATGGCCATTATAAAACCTTACTTCCTCCGGAGGACCAAAACAGAAgtccagaaaaacaaaatgaaaagcgCACGTATAAGCACAGAGGAAGACTTTGAAAACAAGGACGGCCAACCTCCAAACCATCACACGGACTCTAAAGCTGCCATGCCCAATCTAACAAGAAAGAATGACCTGATTGTCTGGACTTACTTAAGTGCTATTCAGGAGAACATTTACAGGCAGTTCATCTCTCTTGACCACATCAAGGAACTGCTCCTGACCACCCGGTCACCTCTAGCTGAACTAAACATTCTGAAAAAGCTCTGTGACCACCCaaggctgctctctgctggagcCATCACCAAGCTAGGCTTAGAGCAAAGTGCAGCTGAAAGGCAGCAGGGAGACGACAGCGAAGAAGACATCAACAGCATCGCCAACATTCCTGATGACACCCTGATATCAGAGTCTGGGAAGCTGGAGTTTTTGTTCCAACTGGTAGAACGGCTGAGAGAAGAAGGACACCGCACGCTCATCTTTGCTCATTACAGGAAGGTGCTTGACATCATTGAGCGCATTTTGGGCAACCGTGGCTTCAAAGTGCTAAGACTGGATGGCACCATAACGCAGCTTGCAGAGCGGGAGAGGCGGATCTCTTTGTTTCAGAATGACAAACGCTACACCGTCTTCCTCCTGACTACCCAGGTTGGTGGAGTTGGCATCACCTTGACAGCCGCAAACAGAGTTGTTATCTATGATCCCAGCTGGAATCCAGCCACAGACGCCCAGGCTGTCGACAGAGCATATCGCATCGGCCAGACAAAAAATGTGGTCATCTACCGACTGATCACATGCGGCACAGTGGAGGAGAAGATCTACAGGCGGCAGGTTTTCAAAGATTCCCTCATCAGACAGAATACAGGGGACAAGAAGAACCCATTTAGATACTTCAGCAAGCAGGAACTGAAGGAGCTCTTCAcgctggaggacacacaggcCTCGTCCacgcagctgcagcttcaggcGCTGCACTCTAGACATCGACGGACAGACCCTAAGCTGGATGAGCACATTGCTCACCTTCACGCTATGACGATGTTTGGCATATCTGACCATGACCTCATGTTTTCCCTCGATGTCAACCATGATGAGGCCCTTGAAAACCACGAGGAGCATCACTACATTGAGGGAAGAGTACAGAAGGCTCAGGAGCTGATGAAGGCCGAGTCAGAGCTGCAGTCACAACTGGCAGAGAGCATGGCTTCCAGCACTGAACCAGCGTGGCTTAGACGGTCagtggacagcagcagagagcagtcgCACAAGGAACAAACGGGAAACCCCAGATCaagctcttcacacacacagcatgattCCAACCTCAGTGCTTCTCCAGTTGTGGTGGACTCGGACCTAAGTGGCTATGGAAAAGAGGATCATCAGAACCAAGTTATCGATCTGACTGCAGATGACAGTACAACAGAAGAGCAGCCAGCTGAGGGGGAGCTTACCGAGCAGAACCTGGAGTCCCCCAGAGGCTGGGCGGTCAAACAGGAGAAGAGCTTCCGCTCCCCTCTGGGGGTGGCCGAGGAGTCTCTGGTGCAGTTGGGgtcagatgcagcagcaggtgacagacagctgctgactgCAGAGGCTGAGGAATCAGAACATGGCAACTCTGAGATGGAGTGTGGCCATCTTTCTGTCAACCCCAAAAGATTCTCCGATATAAACGTCTCCACTGAAACGTCATTGAAACTCCACAGTGGGCTAAAATCCCTAAACGGCAGCTTCAATCTGCAGCTGGAGGACAGCGACATGTTCTCAGATCATAATGACCCTCAGCAGactgaggcagaggagcagcGGCTGGAGGACAGCGACATGTTCTCAGATCATAATGACCCTCAGCAGactgaggcagaggagcagcGGCTGGAGGACAGCGACATGTTCTCAGATCATAATGACCCTCAGCAGactgaggcagaggagcagcagctgctgtcacagctgcagctggagggcaGTTTCAACGTCGACAAATCTCTGTCTGAGAAACGACACACTGAAGCTTCCAGACTGAACGGTGGCTGCGCCTCTGATGCTGATGAGTCCATACATGTTCCCACCAGAAAGAAGAGCAGAGCTGTGATTTATGatagtgaggaagaggaggctgacaCCAGGCAGCAGCTAGAGAATTCCTTCCAGGTGAATGCAGCCTCCACGCCTAAAGCGCTGCCCTCGGGTTCGGCGTCTCTCCGGTCAAGGAGTGTAGGAGGAAACACATCTGTAGCCTCACGTCGGTCATTCCTCCAGTCCATCATCGAGGACATGGACACCCACAACCGAGACGGGACGGAGGAAGAAGGCAGCAATGATGATGTGTCAGAGATAAATTCAGAGGAGGCAGAAAAGGAAAACCTGTTTGGTTCAAAccatgaggaagaggatgtcATCGGAGAGACTCTAGACataggggaggaggaagaggggaatAGAGAGACTCTAaatacagaggaggaggagatggatgaagaagaggaggaggatataATCGGAGAGACTCTAaacacggaggaggaggaggatgaagaggaggaggaggaggaggctgtggcagaagagaggaagaagaatggAGAGACCCTAATTatggaggaggatgcagaggacgAGTACGTGTCTGCAGAGGAAATGAGTCTGAACCTGGAGGAGTCCACCAGCGAGCCTGAGCTGGCCTCCTCTGAGAGGGTGGATCAGTGTACCGTCAGAACAGGCGGGCTGCAGGAGGTCGAGAGCGAGAGCTACGAGTCCCTGGTctgcagagggagggagtgcTACAGCAGAGCCCAGCTGGACCAGGCCCTGGGCTTCTTCCTCAGAGCCATCGACCTCAAACCTGGAGACCCTGAAGTTCAGCTCATGACCATCCAGCTGTACCGACAGCTGAGTCAGACCAGGTGCTGA